DNA sequence from the Malus sylvestris chromosome 10, drMalSylv7.2, whole genome shotgun sequence genome:
AAATCACCTTCTTTGTTGTACTAAAGAACTCTCATTTGGACGTAGCATGGAAGGAAACTCCATTGTCAAAGATCCATTCAATGTCTCTGTCAGAGTTGCCCATATGCAGACATTCACCAACGGACAATATTTCTGGTACATCACCACATATGACAGCGGTGGTATTGCCagtatcatctttcttcttattgtttccttccttttgctctctcttccaaactcgacaatttttcttcatatggccTTCTTTGCCACAATGGTGGCATGCACCCTTAAACCTTGACTTGGATCAGCTAGGACTCCTGCCATGACCTCTAGGCCCTCTACTCTTGCTTCTTCCGCAGTTCTCTGTGACAAATACTTGGCTGCTATCTGTGCCAgaagtctttctccttgttACTTCATTGAGCATGCtatttttaacattatcaagagtAAGAACACCATTAGAAGCATAGTTACTTATACTCACCACAAAGGTCTCCCAACTGTCTGGCAAGGATCCAAGTAACAAGAGCGCTTGTAACTCGTCCTCGATCGTCATTTTCATAGTAGCCAACTGGTTGATGATATTCTGAAAATTTTTCAAGTGTTATGCTACACTTAAACCATCCTTGTACTTCATATTGATGAGCTCTTTGATCAAGAAAGCTTTCTTGGCTAAGGTCTTCTTCTCAAACAAGGACTCaagcttcgtccaaaactcgcgAGCATTGGTTTCATTAGACACATGGTGAAAAACACTATCGTCCACCCATTGTCTAATTGTGCCAATAGCCTTgcgattcatcttcttccactcgGCATCGGACATGCTCTCGGGCTTAGCGGCATCTCCTTCAATTGGCTCATGCAGATCCTTGCAATAGAGAATGTCCTTCATCCTTGGCTTCCATGCTACCCAATTGGAGTTGGTGAGTTTGATCATAGTGCCACTTCCCTCCATCTCGTAGTACGAGCCAaccgggctctgataccacttgttaggaatgtcggtactacaagatagagaatgctcaaggtaaagtagaaaatggacaccaagaatttatgtggttcggcaatttatgcctacgtccacgaaccaaggatcaatcttcactatatgaaaaagatgagtaTAACAAGAGTggtcttaccaagccaaagacaaggcttgatggatacaagaaagcatgacacacactttctatcactctaaaTTTCACTCACAATGTGTAttggaacactctcactctcactcttggagtggaactctagctttggacttggTCATTTGCTACTCACACTTGGTTCTTAATTGGTTACTTCACtacaacatcacacccatatttataggtgagggtttggcattctactagtttctagtgtattcttcaaacctctagcATAGAAAGATCTAGACTAGCCAAAAAATTGTAtcttctagatctttccatttgcaaccaaggaagctagtactctctagcttcttccatcaacttaataacatgctagaattgtctagcatgctccagccacctcacttgcttactagaataatctagaacattaatcatgggctggaccatataTACCAACACTTACAACCATCTTAACAGTGAATTCAAATCAGTGAGCATTACTGATGCTTTAGACTATAGTGTCTAGTTATGCTAAATCTAGCCTTAATTTGCTGCTATCGTAATACGTCATAATGATTATCACAGATTAGTAACGAGTTATCAGTGCCATTTCCAGGTGGGTTCGGATAGAGGTTGACAAACAAatgcaatttaaaaaaaaaaaaaatttgaatgaagTCAAATTCCATGAATCGAATCCATTAGAacgattaaaaataattaaaaaccatcaATTCTCATTAGAAATAGGGCGAGTCTTAGCGCAACAGAAATGTTGCTTTTTTGGGACCAAAAGATCACGGGTTCAGACCGTGAAAACACTTTGTAAAACAAGAGTAAGGCTGCGTATGCTAGATGATTCTCTCCCGACCCTGGCAAAGCGGGAAGCCTTGTTGGCTTGGTGTCCCCATTTTAATTCTCATTAGAAATGAATAAACCAGTTGTTCTTAGCAACTTGTATCACCTGAACTGCCAGTATTCTGTATTTATTAATAATATACACATAACAGAACTAAGAAAAACTTCGTGCTATCGAGAACATGGGTAGAATTTCATGACAAAAAACACCATAGGAAAGCTTCAACTTTGTACAGATTCATGAATCCTATGGTGTTATCGCGGCATGACGTTAGAAACTGTTAGGCCATTAATAGAGCTATTACCAGCAGCTGTCTCAGTATAATGATCAGTGAATCTTCCCGTGGTGAAAGCAGGTTTCTCGGGTTGGCTAAGAGTTACAGTTTCACTTTTCAACATTACAACAGCAGAAGACATGGTTGGCCTGTCATACGCATCTTCCTGGACACACAACAATCCGATATGGAGATATCTTAGAAACTCATCTGGATCACATGAATCGAGTAGTAGTGGGTCGAGTAGCTCCAACCCTTTTCCGTCATGCCATAATTTCCATGCCTGCATCATAATCAATTGGATAAGCATTAAGCTGCTGTTTAATTGCAAAGAGTCTTGCTCTGAGAGAAGTGCATAAAGTAACTTACATATGTTACAAGGCTAGGAACACGTTTTATTGGATGAAAGCTGGCGTTCCTTCTCCCAGTTATGATCTCAAGCAATAGTACTCCGAAACCATAAACATCAGACTTGATGGAATATATTCCCTCCATTGCATATTCTGGAGCCATGTATCCGCTATTCCAATACcaaaatccagaacaaaatgTTGAGTACCGTAAGTTTCCCTTTAGTGGAAAAGAAAATTTAGAAAAGAAGCACTTACTAAGTCCCAACTATTGTCGTCGTATTTGCTTGGCCTTCACTTCCTGCAAAGATCCTTGCCATGCCAAAGTCGGAGATCTTAGGGTTCATGTCACTGTCCAATAAAACATTGCTAGCTTTCAGGTCTCTGTGGATGATTTGAAGTCGAGAGTCCTCGTGTAAATAAAGAATTCCCCTTGCAATTCCACTTATAATGTTTACACGTCTGCTCCAATCAAGTTGCGCTCGTTTCTCTGAATCTAAGCATCATTGGAGGAGAATTTACAGACTAAAAGATTTCTGAGAATAAAATCTTAGCCATAGTATAAAACAGTTGAATCTAGAACCCAAATACAGAAATTTTCGAGAGATCATAAGAGAAAACATACCAAAGAGGAAGACATTTAGGCTGCTGTTTGGCAGGTATTCATAGACAAGCAGTTTTTCCTCTCCCTCAacacaaaaacccaaaagccGAACAAGATTTTTATGTTGAAGTTTCATTATCAGCAGAACTTCATTTGTGAATTCCTCCGAGCCTTGCTCAGAACAGCTTGAAAGCCTCTTGATCGCCACTTCTTTTCCGTCACTGAGTACACCCTGCAAAAAACCAGATTTTAAATCAAGCCACTGAAAATACTAACCAAGCGGAAGATAGTAATACAAATAACGATTTAATCTTCGTATGTGAACTTTTTGTCCCTAGTTTTGTTAAAGAAACagtttgcttttactttttacCTTGTAAACAGGCCCAAAACCACCTTCTCCAAGCTTATTTGAATCAGAGAATTTATCCGTAGCAGCATGTATAGATGCCAAACTGATATAGGGGTACTCCTCAGCTTTCAGGTTTCTGCCTTGAAAACGTTGTTCCGGGAACAATACATGTTGTCTTAAAATCTCACTACTCACTGAACAGATCGAAAGAAAAGCTGCTTTCAGAAAACATATTAGAGTGATGATCAGCTCTAAAATAAGCATTTCCGAACGCattattttaccctttttgtttctttttctcatTGCAAGATAGACACAGGAACCCAAAAGTAGTATGGCTAGACATGCTGACACAACAGTAAGGATCGTGATCCACCATCCCCTACCTTCATTTGGAAACAACCAAGCCTTCGCAGTTAATTTATAACATTGTAACGTCGAAATTGACACACACTTTTAAAAGTACTCACCGTCCCCTTTGTTGTTATTCGGAGAGCTAGAAATAGAAGCTTCAGTTGCACCATTATAGAAGGCATACAATTCGTACCTCAGATAGCAACTCCGGCTCAGAAGCCGTGCACCAATGGAGAAATAAAACTCTCTCAAAACGTCTTCTATGGCGTGCTGAAGGCATTTATCACAGTCATCTCCAGATAATTCCCTAGTGCACTGCACAAGAGCATATATCACTTTATCTTCAAATGGTACATCTCCAGTAGCATACATTTTCGCTGAAACATTATATGCCGCTCGCTCTGCAAGCTCACTCAGCTTCTCCTTCACGGTATACTCAAACTTTTTTGGGTCTGAAACGTTTTCCTTGTTAGCCAACGCAATGTTGTCTCCCATATTCAATTCACCATAGAACTTCACATCGGAGTAGCGCAGTTGGCACGTCTCCTCCCACACAACTGATTCTGTTGAGTTGGGACAAATCCTCACAATGTCTAAATGCGCGGTGTTGATGCAGTTGTGACATGTCTCATTCGTAACATAATCGAGGCACATATAAAGGCCATAAATTATATCTGGTTCATTTCCAGCGGAGGTATTGTACAGCTTGGAAACAGAAGCATTTGAAGGCAATGAATTGAGCAGGCTCTGGAGGTTTTTCTGAAACGTACTATTTTCGACATAACCGCGAACATCTGAGCACAACTTGTATGGAGGATCAGCATAAGCATGATCAAAAAGGAAGGTGATGAGATAACAAAGCAAAAAGAGAGAGATTGTTTTCGGAACACTAGGGAAATTAGCCATGTTTTGATCTCTAATCATAGAAAAAGAATAGGGAAACTTTTATATATAGCTTAGAAGTCTTCTCCTTCCTGCTCGAAATATGGTTAAAAATCTCGGAGTACGAGCACCATTGAATTTTTGTGAATTGATAGGTAGTTTCTTGGAAGGcttgtttaattaaattagctAACATCAAGACTTCGACTGGCTGTATTTTCCAGGAAATTGTTCACAGTTGGTCATGGTTTTGTTTGTAATTCAGTCGATGTCACACCACAAGTTGAAAGATATATTAACTCAAAACTAATAGATAACGATAGAGACTTCCACAAACCATCAAATAATATAATAGTCACACATGTTTTGCGgtggtttatttatttttatatatacatGCGAGATTAGCATGTCTGGTAGGTCACacaactagaattaaactttaTTGCCTAGCCTACTCTCCATGTATGCAGGCCTGATTTTCAGACAAATCTAATTGAAATTATGAGTTtcattttcattcaattttgtcattaaaaaaaacaatcaaaatttcagaaaagtTGGTAACTTACGTTTCAAAAATAGTTTGGCTCTTGAATAGCCCaacattttgaaatttttttacaaCAAACTCTATGTGGTTATTagattgtatttattttatcATGAAGATAATCAACGTAAATAATTTGAAACCTTAATACGTTTGTATAAAATATATTGAGATTATTAAAATTTTTAGATGTACATCCCAATTTCGATCCATATTATTTTAGAATTTTGAATGTCAAATTTCATTCGAGTGCACCAAAATTGAAAGTTTTCGTTACCAACTTGGTCAAAACTGATCAAAATCGAAATTTCCAATCCAACTTCCACCTGTTCTCAATAATCTATTGGCTTGGACTTTCAAGCCCAACACCAATGTATGTTGACCCAACGTAAATTTAGGAGAAGAAAATGCCCTCCATTCCAAAAGCCCTTCCGGTCAAACACGGTGGATACTGGATACGCAGGTTCAAACACGAACGGGCTTTTCCTCCTCGGACCTCAGTCAATGGCAGTCTCTCTGAGAAGACTTGCAGCGGCATTCGGCTACTCGCCACATCTTCAATGCGTTCAAAGCTTGTTTCCGTTGCGCTTTGGAAATAGTTAGAGTTCCTCTGTGTCGTATGGTATGCCCTGAACGTGCTTGTGAAAATGCCTCTGAGACAACACCTGTCTTGTCACTAACCATTTCTGCACCTGCTCTGTATTTCAAGATCAGAGGACGGTGCTCCGACCGTTCATCCAGAATTCCAACAATGGCATAACGGAGGTGGGTCTTTCCACAAGTCTGCCTGCATCGACCCAACAGTGTTCATAGAGTTTGGTGCTGTAGTTCATTCAAAATCCGTTGTTGGCGAGCATGCTCGTATTGGTTCTGGAGCTGTCATTGGAACTTCGGTCGCTATTGGCAATCAACCAGAATTGGGTGACGATCAAATTTTTAACTCGACATTGCGACACCACTAAACTGTGATAGCACTTCTGCCATTGCAATCACTAAGAACCCTATTTTTCACCAGAAGACTAAACATGTCAACAGGAGATATCATTTTATCGAGGAGGCTTTGCAGAATGAGATCATTGACTTGGTGTACTGTTCAACCAAAGAACAGGTAGCTGATATATTCACAAAGGCTCTTACCAAAGATCAATTCCGTCATCTCAGAGAGCTATTGGGAGTGAAATCAGTTCACAATTTAGGGGGAGTGTTGATGTGTAAATTGATGAACTGATATGAAGAAGATTACAAGTTTTGTTTAGTGTAATGCTTCAGCTCATAGGCtaagcttttgtttttttgtttttattggaGAGTTTCGAATTCTAGACTTAACATACTCTTACACATCACATTACTCACACCCTCAACTTTTCTTTTGGCactttttcatttcattcatcttCGAATTAAAtgaaacgttttttttttattttttggttgctACAGGTCCTGACTAagcctggcattttggacccaacccgttaacccgacttgacccaacccgttaatatttgtatttggatgAATGCTTAACGGGTCAGGTTGCTAACGGGTGAACCAGTTAACAACCCGTttaataacgggtcactttgggtcaacccgttagacccgttatgacccgttagacccgttatgacccgttagcacccgttagttgagtatattttaataattttagtaaagtcttaataacaaaaaataaattttatgcaaaaataataataataataataataattgttaacggatgAAACGGGTTGagttcggatgacccgttagcttaacgggttgggatCGGGTGACCCATTAACTTAACGGAtcgggttcaacccgacccaaacccaataaacccgacccattTACAGGTCTAGTCCTGACCAAGgaaaaaaatatcggtaatatcgaaaatatcgatagaaatatcgggataatatcgatatcgataaaaattatatggaaaccacggaaattgaaagaaaaacttgaaaatttttattgaaactttgcaggatgtttatttagtcaattatctattagtttatcacaaaaaattggaaggaaatgcattgcatgatggatttaactgatttaagttggttatatagcgagctggcaaacattgtgaatgtagaaaatatgtagtaattaatgaaagaagtttaaacacaccataatcatttatatataatgaattagtacaatattttacactttatacattgcatggtaagatacatgagtgacttagtaccacatagagttcctatgagggtcaaaattttcactatcttcatcatctctatttgtagagtaagtgtattgtgaagagtagtcagcaaccatggcaatggttttcaaaaaccaaaacccaaaagtcaataggaaaccgaatacttcggtatttttcaggattaccaaacaaatgggatttggaaaccaatcccatatcgaaaatttcagtatttttcgggatgggattcccgaacttcaggatggttttggtttgagatttttcggtttgggtttgggactttttcggtttggtttgggattttcggaaattttttccagccctaccatgtaagtgaccaaataaaaaatagaaaaattaaaaaccacatgtcattgactaagtaattaattgacacaatttaaaatagggatgtgctatccacacacccctttttacttttctcacacccttgttaatttctgtccattgatcttcttcaattcatccgatccgacggtcgaaaaccaaaaaggtgtgggagaagtaaaaaggggtgtgtggatatcacaccccttaaaatataataccacaaaaaatttggaatatgtgcaaatttgtttcttgtaaaaaaaatttaaaacaaaacaatatatataatatagtagcatattatcacaacaaCATAAGTGATATGATGGTTAAGGCGTTAAGGAGTCAAATGGGAGGGGGTTTGAATCCCTTTAGTCTCAAAATTGAGACTTTTCAgaaaattttaagaatttttagatgtcatatcgcgatattatcgataatatcgcgatattttgacgaaaactcatTGGATAATCATTAAAATATTGGTAActcaaaaaaacgaaaatatctatttcgccgatattttcgatatttaaaTCCTTGGTCCTGACTATAACTATCTTCAACTACAAGAGAAACCCAGTTAGGTTCGTTAACCTAAGGCCTCATTTGGTTCACGTAATGAAAGTGAAAGGAAAACGaatcttgtgttttttttcctgCCTTCTATGTTAAAATTGCTTGGGAAGTTGGACAAATAGCCttctttttaaaataatatggCACAAGGTAAACGAAGAGAGCAAAGAAGAATTAACACACAAGGTACGTTTTCTGAATTCCTTGATGATCCTGAGGATCTTAACTCACTGGGGTtattaagtttttgtttttatttcagcAATATATATAGCCACTCCAGAGCTAGGATCAAACCACTTTTGAGCCCCCTCAAGCAGTACTCGAACCAGCCTCGAGGAAGCAAAATGAAATTCCAGTCAGAGTTAGTTCACCTCGGCGAAATGATGGAAAGAGTGAGCCCATTTGAAGCAGGATCAGTTGTAGACTCACTGATTGGGGCAACTCTTCGTACAGCAAATATTGCCGGTTGCTTTGGTTCAGGAAGATCTATCGATTCACTTCCCAGCAATACAACAACAGTTGACATTGTAGGTCTCTCTGCAGGGTCTTCCTGGACACACAAAAGACCAATATGCATGCACTTCAAAACCTCGGCTGTTGGGCAAGTTTCCATCAACAAGGGCTCAATAAATTCCAACTGTTTTCCGTCCTTCCATAGCCTCCATGCCTGTCAATTAtttaaaccaaaaaatattttaattccaCATAAATTAAGTTAAGTAATCAAAGTGGACAAAGAAACATACATATGCAAGGAGTGTCTTGGCATGTTCTGTGAGATAGAACCCACTATTCCTTTTCCCACTAATAATCTCTAGCAAGATTACACCAAAGCTGAAGACATCAGATTTGACCGAGAATAGACCCTCCATTGCGTACTCTGGAGCCATATAACCGCTGTTTCAAGAATCAAGTATAAGCATTAGTATGTTCTAAAGATAAATATGGGAGCTGTAAGAAGCAAACTCACATTGTTCCTACAACTCTTTTAGTGTTAGCTGTGTTCTGGCTCTCACAAAATATCCTTGCCATGCCGAAGTCTGATATTTTGGCAACCATTTCATAGTCCAACAATACATTGCTAGGCTTTAAATCCCTGTGAATGATTCTAAGCCGCGAGTCCTCATGAAGATACAGAAGTCCTCTAGCAATGCCTTCAATAATGTTGTAATAAATCTTCCAATTGAGTTCAGCTCGTCTTTCTAAATCTGAAAATTCGGTACAATTTATCATGTGCAATGTTCGTATGATGTATGAAAGTAAAAGTTAAAGAACATTATAGCAGAAGAGTAAGATGAACAAACCAAAGATAAAAACATCAAGGCTTTTATTTGGCATGAACTCGTACAAAAGCAGCTTTTCCTCTCCCTCAAAGCTGCATGCCAAGAGCCGCACCAGGTtcttgtgttgaagttttgcaATGGTTACCACCTCATTTTTGAACTCCTCTAAGCCTTGCCATGACTTCTTCGACAGTCTTTTGACGGCAACTTCTTTCCCATCTGGTAGCAAACCCTGAAAGAATATCGACAAAATCAGATGACATACATTTTTCGGCCTATAATTGAATCAATACTATTGTATAATTAAGCCTACTTAGAACCATAATACATAATATCATTACCTTGTAAACAGTACCAAACCCACCTTGTCCAAGCTTGTTTAAATCCGAAAAGTCATTCGTAGCTATCTTTATAGCAGCTAGATCCATGAAGGCCAGCTCTTCAGAAATTATGAACATCCCTTCTTCTGAGATTGTGATTCCAGTGGGGCTTGCCAAATCTTGTAATAGTACTTGCTCGTTTTTTTCTtcatctgcaaaaaaaaaaaaaaaagaaaaagaaaaaatcataaGTAAAACTTACAAGGTAATCCTACAAAATTCAGAATAAGTTTGTACTTTTGATATATGTACCTTTGACATCCCCTGATCCCTTTTTGCGCCTGAGATGGACAGCACAAAATACAATGGCTGCTAACAGTATGATGGATGCAGAAACAAGTATAACTGCCTTCCCATTTTTCAATCTGTCCCCTGCTTTTTAATAGGACGAACTTCCTTGAGCTACAATTTACCATGAAAAATGTGCATGCACAGATGATTAATTCACAAAAGAAAACTTTCAAGTCACTAACCTTTGGAATGTGGATGGATTACCAAAGAATTTGAAGCGTCGTTAAAAAAGGGGAACAGCTCAAACCTCACATTGCAATTCCTACTAACAACAGTTCCACCTTGTTTAGAAGAGCAACATCCCAGAAGATCTGTGCTAGCAAAATTCAAACAGCTATGGCAGTCACTTGCAGATATGTCTCTAGTACACTGCTGTAAGCCATAAATTGTATCCTTTcctgaaaatttaattttcccaGTTGCAAACATATTCTTGGAGGGACTAAACGCGGCTGCTTCAGAGAGGTTTATCATTAAAGAGTTCAATACATCATTGAAATCGTGTGGAGTTGATATGTTCTTCTCCTGATTATTCTTGTCCGGATACTTTCCGGTGTAAACCATTAGTTGAAAGAACATCTGGTAAGAATATTGAACTTGACATAGCTCGTACCAAATCATTGCATCTGTTGTTTTGCACCTCTTGAAGATTTCCTTGCTTGCTTCATCGACACAGTTTTGACAAACTGTGGAGTTAACATCCCATCTACAAAGTGCTTGTCCATAGACTATGTCCCGTCCATCTCCAATCGTATCGTTATAGAAACCTCCTTTGATCGAAGTGTTGGAAGATAACGACTCAAGTAGCCGCTCGAGATTGCTTTCAAATTGGCTCTTTCTGTCACCACCTGAACAAAAACTTGTAAGGGGATCAGTAGCAGAAAGGGCGGCTGGCATCAACAGCGGAATAATTGCAAAAAGCATTACAGGAAGTTTATCTTTATCCATTTTCTAGAAAGGGCTCACAGTGAACACGGAATTAGGCCAATGGCAAGAAACAATTTGATGATTTATTTTGGTAACTTTTCAGTTTTGAcatcgaagttccagctactaA
Encoded proteins:
- the LOC126585177 gene encoding cysteine-rich receptor-like protein kinase 25 isoform X2, whose translation is MIRDQNMANFPSVPKTISLFLLCYLITFLFDHAYADPPYKLCSDVRGYVENSTFQKNLQSLLNSLPSNASVSKLYNTSAGNEPDIIYGLYMCLDYVTNETCHNCINTAHLDIVRICPNSTESVVWEETCQLRYSDVKFYGELNMGDNIALANKENVSDPKKFEYTVKEKLSELAERAAYNVSAKMYATGDVPFEDKVIYALVQCTRELSGDDCDKCLQHAIEDVLREFYFSIGARLLSRSCYLRYELYAFYNGATEASISSSPNNNKGDGRGWWITILTVVSACLAILLLGSCVYLAMRKRNKKVSSEILRQHVLFPEQRFQGRNLKAEEYPYISLASIHAATDKFSDSNKLGEGGFGPVYKGVLSDGKEVAIKRLSSCSEQGSEEFTNEVLLIMKLQHKNLVRLLGFCVEGEEKLLVYEYLPNSSLNVFLFDSEKRAQLDWSRRVNIISGIARGILYLHEDSRLQIIHRDLKASNVLLDSDMNPKISDFGMARIFAGSEGQANTTTIVGTYGYMAPEYAMEGIYSIKSDVYGFGVLLLEIITGRRNASFHPIKRVPSLVTYAWKLWHDGKGLELLDPLLLDSCDPDEFLRYLHIGLLCVQEDAYDRPTMSSAVVMLKSETVTLSQPEKPAFTTGRFTDHYTETAAGNSSINGLTVSNVMPR
- the LOC126585186 gene encoding cysteine-rich receptor-like protein kinase 44, yielding MDKDKLPVMLFAIIPLLMPAALSATDPLTSFCSGGDRKSQFESNLERLLESLSSNTSIKGGFYNDTIGDGRDIVYGQALCRWDVNSTVCQNCVDEASKEIFKRCKTTDAMIWYELCQVQYSYQMFFQLMVYTGKYPDKNNQEKNISTPHDFNDVLNSLMINLSEAAAFSPSKNMFATGKIKFSGKDTIYGLQQCTRDISASDCHSCLNFASTDLLGCCSSKQGGTVVSRNCNVRFELFPFFNDASNSLVIHPHSKGDRLKNGKAVILVSASIILLAAIVFCAVHLRRKKGSGDVKDEEKNEQVLLQDLASPTGITISEEGMFIISEELAFMDLAAIKIATNDFSDLNKLGQGGFGTVYKGLLPDGKEVAVKRLSKKSWQGLEEFKNEVVTIAKLQHKNLVRLLACSFEGEEKLLLYEFMPNKSLDVFIFDLERRAELNWKIYYNIIEGIARGLLYLHEDSRLRIIHRDLKPSNVLLDYEMVAKISDFGMARIFCESQNTANTKRVVGTIGYMAPEYAMEGLFSVKSDVFSFGVILLEIISGKRNSGFYLTEHAKTLLAYAWRLWKDGKQLEFIEPLLMETCPTAEVLKCMHIGLLCVQEDPAERPTMSTVVVLLGSESIDLPEPKQPAIFAVRRVAPISESTTDPASNGLTLSIISPR
- the LOC126585177 gene encoding cysteine-rich receptor-like protein kinase 10 isoform X3 — its product is MIRDQNMANFPSVPKTISLFLLCYLITFLFDHAYADPPYKLCSDVRGYVENSTFQKNLQSLLNSLPSNASVSKLYNTSAGNEPDIIYGLYMCLDYVTNETCHNCINTAHLDIVRICPNSTESVVWEETCQLRYSDVKFYGELNMGDNIALANKENVSDPKKFEYTVKEKLSELAERAAYNVSAKMYATGDVPFEDKVIYALVQCTRELSGDDCDKCLQHAIEDVLREFYFSIGARLLSRSCYLRYELYAFYNGATEASISSSPNNNKGDVSSEILRQHVLFPEQRFQGRNLKAEEYPYISLASIHAATDKFSDSNKLGEGGFGPVYKGVLSDGKEVAIKRLSSCSEQGSEEFTNEVLLIMKLQHKNLVRLLGFCVEGEEKLLVYEYLPNSSLNVFLFDSEKRAQLDWSRRVNIISGIARGILYLHEDSRLQIIHRDLKASNVLLDSDMNPKISDFGMARIFAGSEGQANTTTIVGTYGYMAPEYAMEGIYSIKSDVYGFGVLLLEIITGRRNASFHPIKRVPSLVTYAWKLWHDGKGLELLDPLLLDSCDPDEFLRYLHIGLLCVQEDAYDRPTMSSAVVMLKSETVTLSQPEKPAFTTGRFTDHYTETAAGNSSINGLTVSNVMPR
- the LOC126585177 gene encoding cysteine-rich receptor-like protein kinase 25 isoform X1 — encoded protein: MIRDQNMANFPSVPKTISLFLLCYLITFLFDHAYADPPYKLCSDVRGYVENSTFQKNLQSLLNSLPSNASVSKLYNTSAGNEPDIIYGLYMCLDYVTNETCHNCINTAHLDIVRICPNSTESVVWEETCQLRYSDVKFYGELNMGDNIALANKENVSDPKKFEYTVKEKLSELAERAAYNVSAKMYATGDVPFEDKVIYALVQCTRELSGDDCDKCLQHAIEDVLREFYFSIGARLLSRSCYLRYELYAFYNGATEASISSSPNNNKGDGRGWWITILTVVSACLAILLLGSCVYLAMRKRNKKGKIMRSEMLILELIITLICFLKAAFLSICSVSSEILRQHVLFPEQRFQGRNLKAEEYPYISLASIHAATDKFSDSNKLGEGGFGPVYKGVLSDGKEVAIKRLSSCSEQGSEEFTNEVLLIMKLQHKNLVRLLGFCVEGEEKLLVYEYLPNSSLNVFLFDSEKRAQLDWSRRVNIISGIARGILYLHEDSRLQIIHRDLKASNVLLDSDMNPKISDFGMARIFAGSEGQANTTTIVGTYGYMAPEYAMEGIYSIKSDVYGFGVLLLEIITGRRNASFHPIKRVPSLVTYAWKLWHDGKGLELLDPLLLDSCDPDEFLRYLHIGLLCVQEDAYDRPTMSSAVVMLKSETVTLSQPEKPAFTTGRFTDHYTETAAGNSSINGLTVSNVMPR